Genomic segment of Dehalobacter sp. 12DCB1:
TCCATGCAGAGATCTATATCCAGTATCTCTGCTTTTTTGCATTTTAAACCCAGGACCTGATGCGGACAGACCTCGAGACATCTTCCGCAGCCGGTGCATTTCTCGTATTTAAGCGTAAGCGTTGAAACATTTTTTAGATAGCGGTGCTTCATATAGGCTTCCCCCTTACAACCCGAATAAACTGCTCAGCAGAATGAGAATACAACCGATACATATGGTAACCGCAATAGCCGGAACAGCGGTTTTCATTTCCTTCATAACGCCGGAAAACGAAGTATATGTCGAAGATCCGGTGAAGTTCATCGCATAAAACGCAGAAATTGACGGCAGAACCAGCAAATACCCCAGAGCCCTGAACCAGCTGTAGGAAAGCTCCTCCGGCCAGCCGTTCAGCACATTCACTGCTGCCGCCCAAAGTAAGCCCAGAAGCCATCCCTTCCAGGCAAATGCTTTTCCGGGAATCCACGGCAACAAAACCGGGGTCAGAACACAGCCTACAATCAGCGCCCCGGCATAGGCATAAAAGTCAGTAATCCCAAAAGCTCCTGGACGGATCAGATTAAAGATAAATAAAATGCCTAAAATCATCAAGGATATCTTAAATGTACCGGTAAGTTCCATCGGCGTAAGTACCAACCGGTCATACGCCGTAAACTTCACAGTCCGCATTTCGGCTGTCGCTTTCCTTCCGGAAGCGATAAATTCACGGATATCCCAAGCTCTGACCGGACCATACACGACGTTGAAACCGGTTTGTTTGTGGACTTGATGCGCACTTACCCCGGGAGCGCCGAGCTGCGGCAGAAGCAATGTCCTGTGTGACACAATCCGAGCAAGCCTGGTTTTCTCGATCCGACTGCTGAGTTCCACCGTGCCAAATGTCCCCTTGCCTGCCGCACACCAGACATTAATACCTTTGGTGTCAAGCACCAGGATCCAGGCCTGAAGTCCGGCCAGCTCCTTGCGAAGGGCATCGAAGGTCATTTTGTAATTGGCCGTTACCAGAACCTCAGAATGTTCATCCGGATTGCCGACAGCATAAAGCCCGGGATTGATTTTATAATTCATCCGGTTGATGCCCCAGCGGGCTTTCCATCCCCCCAGGATATCCAAAGCTGTTAAGTTCGTCGAAACCTGAGGCACCAGCCCCGCCGGTGTTTTTATTTCACCTGTAATCCAGCCGCATTCCTTGTCATAAACGGTCACAGACCCTGCTAAACTGTCATCCCCGCAGCAGCATGGCTGCGGGTCAAATATCTTAAGCTCTGCCTTGTTATTAGCATTTCGATTATTCTGATTCGGATCAAAACTTATTTCTCCCAAATATAACACCTCCAAAAGGTTTGGCAGAATAAAAGAAGCCAATTCCTAACAAGCATATGATTCGTATAATAGCGTTCTTAAATTCTCTGCTCAAATAATTCATGCAAAGTTGATTGCCCCCAATTAGGTCTGGGGGCCACAATTCCAGCGTTAAGCGGAGCATGGAGGCGAAGCGCGGCTGTTTGCGTCAAGGAGGACGCAACGGCCGAAAGCGGAATTGTGGCACACAGACCAACCAGGGAGTCTAAGGCAAGCATATATTTGGGTATTTATTTCAAGAATGTTTTATTAGTCTGCGTGCCACAGTTCCGCGACAAGCGGAGCCTGGATGGCGAAGCGCGGCCTTTTGACGGCCACGGACTAGAAACCTAAGTGTTATAGCCTGCAGACCTTCACTTTGGCAATCCTTTTTTCATCGACTTCCTCAACCTTAAACATCAAACTGTTGAATTCTAAGGAAGGCTTATCATCTCTTCCGGGGATTCTTCCGAGCTGTCCAACCAGAAAACCGCTTAGGGTCTCGTATTCTTCAATCGGCAGCTCCACGCCGAGATAATCTTGAACCGCATCGAGGCTCGTCGCCCCGTTGATCATATAGGTATTTTCATCGATCTTTTCAAATTCCAGTTCGACTTCATCATCCTCGTCAAAAATGTTGCCGACAATTTCTTCAATAAGATCCTCCAGCGTCACAATACCGGCCGTCCCGCCGTATTCATCAATGATCACAGCCAGATGTGTCTTGTTCAGCTGAAGTTCTTTGAATAATTCATCGGTGCGTTTCGAATCCGGTACATAATAGGGTTCCCGGACAACGTCCCGCAGATGAAATGTCTCCGGATTGCTGTTGTTCGTTAAATACTGGAAAAGGTATTTGGATTGCAGCACCCCGACAATATTGTCAATATTCTCCTCATAGACGGGTATCCTGGAATACTTCTCATGATTGATAAAGGCAATGACTTCACTCAAAGATGCTTCAATCGGCAGCGCTGCAATATCCGTGCGATGGGTCATGACTTCGGAAACTGTTTTATTGTTAAATTCGAAAATATTGTTAATCATCAGTTTTTCTGTTTCATGGATAGCGCCTTTTTCCTCGCCGACATCAACCATCATGCGGATTTCTTCTTCAGTGACCTGCTCGTTTTCCGCATTCGGATCTACCCCGAGAAGCCTGACAAACACATTCATCGACGCCGTAAGCATTTTTACAAATGGTGAGGCAATTTTAGACAGGATATACAGCGGACTTGCAGCAAACCAGGCGATCTTTTCAGCTTTATTCATCGCAATTCTTTTCGGCACAAGCTCTCCGAGTACCAGCGTGAAATAAGATAAAATGATGGTAATTAGAATAACGGCTATAGTCTTCAGCAAGGATGCTGAAACGGGAACTCCAAGCTTTATCAGCAACGAAACTAGCGGATCGGAAAAATTCTCCGAAGCAAATGCACTGGCCAGAAAGCCCGCCAGCGTTATCCCAATCTGGATCGTCGCAAGAAACCTGCTCGGCTCGCCCAGCAAATTGGTTAAAATTTTGGCCTTTTTGTCGCCATCTTCAGCCATCATTCTGATTTTATTGTCATTCAGGGAGATCAAAGCAATCTCCGAGGCAGCGAAAAAGGCATTGAGCGCAATCAGCACGACTAAAAACAAAATCCCGGTAATCAATGATTGTTCCTCCTGATAATAATAAAAAGGCAGAATCATTCCTGGTACAGGATTGTCAAAGCCTTTCACAAAATCCTAATAAAGAGTCATTTGAAATGATGCTACTTGGTATATCTTCAGCATTTTCCCCCATATCTTATTCTCTCCCTTTCTTGATTCTATATCTATTTTAATTTACTAGATGATAAATTGCAATGTCTGGTGTCGTTCGGATCAATTAGCGAATAAACCAGAAACGATTTGAGCAAGTAAAAAGTGGATATGCTATAAATGGCTATGCCAGTCAATAGAACAGAAAGGGCGAATCTATGAAAATTTTACTTGTTTACCCGCAAATACCGCTAACCTATTGGAGTTTCCAGTATGCGCTGAAGTTCGTGTCCAAGAAAGCTGGGTTTCCGCCGCTTGGACTACTGACAATAGCTGCTATGCTGCCAGAACACTATGAAAAGCGTCTTGTCGATATGAATGTAACGAAACTCAAGGATCGGGATATTTTGTGGGCCGATTATGTCTGGATCAGTGCCATGGTCGTCCAGAAGGAATCCGTCAGGGAAATCATCAACCGCTGTCATGCCCTTGGAGTCAAAATCACTGCAGGCGGTCCCCTCTTTACTTCCGAGCCCGAGGAGTACGATGATGTAGATCATCTCGTGCTGAATGAAGGGGAGACCACTGTACCTGCCTTTATACGTGACCTTGTGAACGGATCGGCAGCGCACATTTATACAACGGAGGAATGGGCGGATATCAGAAATACTCCTGCGCCTTTGTGGGACCTTATCGATATGAAACACTACGCAACGATGAATATTCAATATTCACGCGGATGTCCATTCCACTGCGATTTCTGCAACATTACATCTTTATACGGCCACCAGCCCCGCACCAAGACCGCTCCGCAGTTCCTGTCAGAATTGGACTCCCTTTATCAGGCCGGATGGCGGGGAGGCATCTTCCTGGTCGATGACAATTTTATTGGTAACAAAAAGAAATTAAAGGATGAGATCTTGCCTGCGCTGATCAGCTGGATGAAACAAAGAAATTATCCGTTTTCGTTTATCACAGAGGCCTCGATCAATCTGGCTGATGATGACATCCTTATGAATCTGATGGTCAAGGCGGGGTTTATGACTGTATTTATCGGAATTGAAACCACGGATGAAGACAGCCTGGTTGAGTGCAATAAGCTTCAGAATAAAAACCGCAATCTAATTGCTTGTGTTAAAAAAATCCAGAAATTCGGCCTTCAAGTTCAAGGCGGCTTTATTGTCGGGTTTGACAACGACAATGCCTCTATTTTTGACAAACTGGTAACCTTTATTCAGGAAAGCGGGATCGTTACCGCGATGGTCGGGCTGCTGAATGCGCCGAAAGGAACCAAACTATATCAGCGTCTGGCTGCGGAAGGCCGACTGTTA
This window contains:
- the hgcB gene encoding mercury methylation ferredoxin HgcB, coding for MKHRYLKNVSTLTLKYEKCTGCGRCLEVCPHQVLGLKCKKAEILDIDLCMECGACARNCPFEAIDVKSGVGCASAVITGWLTGTEPSCDCSGGSSGGCC
- the hgcA gene encoding mercury methylation corrinoid protein HgcA; the encoded protein is MTGEIKTPAGLVPQVSTNLTALDILGGWKARWGINRMNYKINPGLYAVGNPDEHSEVLVTANYKMTFDALRKELAGLQAWILVLDTKGINVWCAAGKGTFGTVELSSRIEKTRLARIVSHRTLLLPQLGAPGVSAHQVHKQTGFNVVYGPVRAWDIREFIASGRKATAEMRTVKFTAYDRLVLTPMELTGTFKISLMILGILFIFNLIRPGAFGITDFYAYAGALIVGCVLTPVLLPWIPGKAFAWKGWLLGLLWAAAVNVLNGWPEELSYSWFRALGYLLVLPSISAFYAMNFTGSSTYTSFSGVMKEMKTAVPAIAVTICIGCILILLSSLFGL
- a CDS encoding hemolysin family protein, producing the protein MILPFYYYQEEQSLITGILFLVVLIALNAFFAASEIALISLNDNKIRMMAEDGDKKAKILTNLLGEPSRFLATIQIGITLAGFLASAFASENFSDPLVSLLIKLGVPVSASLLKTIAVILITIILSYFTLVLGELVPKRIAMNKAEKIAWFAASPLYILSKIASPFVKMLTASMNVFVRLLGVDPNAENEQVTEEEIRMMVDVGEEKGAIHETEKLMINNIFEFNNKTVSEVMTHRTDIAALPIEASLSEVIAFINHEKYSRIPVYEENIDNIVGVLQSKYLFQYLTNNSNPETFHLRDVVREPYYVPDSKRTDELFKELQLNKTHLAVIIDEYGGTAGIVTLEDLIEEIVGNIFDEDDEVELEFEKIDENTYMINGATSLDAVQDYLGVELPIEEYETLSGFLVGQLGRIPGRDDKPSLEFNSLMFKVEEVDEKRIAKVKVCRL
- a CDS encoding B12-binding domain-containing radical SAM protein, which encodes MKILLVYPQIPLTYWSFQYALKFVSKKAGFPPLGLLTIAAMLPEHYEKRLVDMNVTKLKDRDILWADYVWISAMVVQKESVREIINRCHALGVKITAGGPLFTSEPEEYDDVDHLVLNEGETTVPAFIRDLVNGSAAHIYTTEEWADIRNTPAPLWDLIDMKHYATMNIQYSRGCPFHCDFCNITSLYGHQPRTKTAPQFLSELDSLYQAGWRGGIFLVDDNFIGNKKKLKDEILPALISWMKQRNYPFSFITEASINLADDDILMNLMVKAGFMTVFIGIETTDEDSLVECNKLQNKNRNLIACVKKIQKFGLQVQGGFIVGFDNDNASIFDKLVTFIQESGIVTAMVGLLNAPKGTKLYQRLAAEGRLLKSISGDNTDFSMNFIPKMESRLLVKGYQRIVDTIYSPRKYYERVLTFLEQYEPAGFTAQRIDRCQVLAFIRSVFRLGIIGQERRYYWKLIIWSLRKRRNIFPLAVTLSIYGFHFRKVFRRTEEILK